A region from the Brachyspira hampsonii genome encodes:
- a CDS encoding DUF2262 domain-containing protein translates to MFYLQKESEFLEEYKDAAFIVGSPDFFGARTEDDDKINVLIICIAYKDIETGYIEKNKKIVVRMKIDEKELDYYKKIIKRESIVKLKVRYEKEQGDELAEFLLADIIDNNYKDEDLNKMLKEYLEPIYYNDEVLGSFLYNRMVGAFDKDIEWLNDKKVLIAFDDSTEIDKDKAVSFLRNVFLNKEEFDKKIKDYSARKIIREGNNIVSKNGGSVIDEEVFIKEFMSKIDFLEIIVHEKDDYINYRLGNKRVFKMDIISEGNLNGNLFNAFISPF, encoded by the coding sequence ATGTTTTATTTACAAAAAGAAAGTGAATTTTTAGAAGAATATAAAGATGCAGCATTTATAGTAGGGTCTCCTGATTTCTTTGGGGCAAGAACAGAAGATGATGATAAAATTAATGTTCTTATTATATGCATTGCGTATAAAGACATTGAAACAGGATATATAGAAAAAAATAAAAAAATAGTTGTAAGAATGAAAATTGATGAAAAAGAATTGGATTATTATAAAAAGATAATTAAGAGAGAATCTATTGTTAAATTAAAAGTGAGATATGAGAAAGAACAGGGAGATGAGCTTGCTGAGTTTTTGCTTGCTGATATTATAGATAATAATTACAAAGATGAAGATTTGAATAAAATGCTTAAAGAGTATTTAGAGCCTATTTACTATAATGATGAAGTTCTTGGGAGTTTTTTATACAATAGAATGGTTGGGGCTTTTGATAAAGATATTGAATGGCTTAATGATAAAAAAGTGCTTATAGCATTTGATGATTCTACTGAAATTGATAAAGATAAAGCGGTTTCATTTTTAAGAAATGTATTTTTAAATAAAGAAGAATTTGATAAAAAAATAAAAGATTATTCTGCTAGAAAAATTATCAGAGAGGGTAATAATATTGTTTCTAAAAATGGGGGAAGTGTTATTGATGAGGAAGTATTTATTAAAGAGTTTATGAGTAAAATTGATTTTTTGGAAATTATAGTTCATGAAAAAGATGATTATATTAATTATAGATTGGGAAATAAAAGAGTTTTTAAAATGGATATAATTTCTGAGGGTAATTTAAATGGAAATTTATTTAATGCTTTTATAAGTCCTTTTTGA